A stretch of Eubalaena glacialis isolate mEubGla1 chromosome 10, mEubGla1.1.hap2.+ XY, whole genome shotgun sequence DNA encodes these proteins:
- the SCN4B gene encoding sodium channel subunit beta-4, translating into MPGAGHRGAARARWLGTGLLGLFLLPVSLSLEVSVGKATTIYAVNGTEILLPCTFTSCFGFQNLRFWWSYNSSDTFKILIDGIVKNEKSDPKVKLKDDDRITLEGSVKEKMNNISILLRNLEFSDTGKYTCHVKNPKENYLQHQATIFLQVVDKLEEVDNTVTLIILAVVGGVIGLLIFILLVKKFIAFINKKTQEKKKECLVSSSGNDNTENGLPGSKAEEKAPTKV; encoded by the exons ATGCCCGGGGCTGGGCACCGAGGCGCAGCCCGGGCGAGATGGCTGGGCACTGGGCTTTTGG GTCTCTTCCTGCTCCCTGTGTCCCTGTCGCTGGAGGTATCTGTGGGAAAGGCCACTACCATCTACGCTGTCAACGGCACGGAGATCCTGCTGCCCTGCACCTTCACCAGCTGCTTTGGCTTCCAGAACCTGCGCTTCTGGTGGTCCTACAACAGCAGTGATACATTCAAGATT CTCATAGATGGGATTGTGAAGAATGAGAAGTCAGACCCCAAGGTGAAGTTGAAAGATGATGACCGCATCACTCTGGAGGGCTctgtgaaggagaaaatgaaCAATATTTCCATTCTGCTGAGGAACCTGGAGTTCAGCGACACGGGCAAATACACCTGCCACGTGAAGAACCCCAAGGAGAATTATCTTCAGCACCAGGCCACCATCTTCCTCCAAGTTGTTGATAAGC TGGAAGAAGTGGACAACACAGTGACACTCATCATCCTGGCCGTTGTGGGCGGGGTCATTGGGCTCCTCATCTTCATCCTGCTGGTTAAGAAGTTCATCGCCTTCATTAACAAGAAGACTCAGGAGAAGAA gAAGGAGTGCCTCGTGAGTTCGTCAGGGAACGATAATACAGAGAATGGGTTACCTGGCTCCAAGGCGGAAGAGAAAGCACCAACAAAAGTGTAA